One window from the genome of Candidatus Synechococcus calcipolaris G9 encodes:
- a CDS encoding pilus assembly FimT family protein: MHFSAARNSNHGLTLVETLVVVIMVGVLAAISAPSFLSWLESRRVAEAMAQLEGAIREGQREAMRSNTNCVINVPSGANPTITATPATCLPTGPRNLNNVTVRRNSGTNGLHQIRFGFQGRTANTGTAVVALTANPTLQRCLVIAPGLGIMRTGIYSASDTAGMTAGNCTGAN; this comes from the coding sequence ATGCATTTTTCCGCTGCCCGTAATTCTAATCACGGACTCACCTTGGTTGAAACCCTGGTTGTTGTGATTATGGTGGGAGTTTTAGCGGCCATTTCCGCTCCCAGCTTTCTGTCTTGGTTAGAGTCCCGTCGGGTAGCAGAGGCCATGGCCCAACTGGAGGGAGCGATCCGGGAAGGGCAACGGGAGGCGATGCGGAGTAACACCAATTGTGTCATCAATGTTCCCAGTGGAGCCAACCCGACCATTACCGCCACCCCAGCGACCTGTTTACCGACGGGGCCCCGTAATTTGAATAATGTAACTGTTCGTCGCAATAGTGGTACGAATGGACTCCATCAAATTCGCTTTGGTTTTCAGGGCCGCACAGCCAACACGGGCACTGCTGTTGTTGCTTTAACCGCCAATCCAACCCTACAGCGTTGTCTAGTCATTGCTCCAGGACTAGGAATTATGCGTACCGGCATTTATAGTGCCTCCGATACCGCTGGCATGACCGCTGGAAACTGCACGGGGGCGAATTAA
- a CDS encoding PulJ/GspJ family protein has translation MGLFPRQLKNLTRYWQNVTTPKPQAKLMAQRGFTLTELILAASMTGVIVTLAGFGMVAMMQKDRQVEEQATIRMNLSRALDFISDDIRSGLSVSTTAPAGWTVPANYQLILYIEKPNPNLNDPGVTGVAYYTRSNTGIWRGPRVIYRATASGGTNLSPLIDGISAQAPDCAIDLTGATDSGTGKGGFRALVQNNRNVKLCVLGLLADTSAVTYRAETLAAVRSGAVVAP, from the coding sequence ATGGGTTTATTTCCTCGACAACTAAAAAACCTCACTCGTTATTGGCAAAATGTAACAACTCCTAAACCTCAGGCAAAGCTGATGGCTCAACGGGGGTTTACGCTCACCGAGTTGATTTTGGCCGCCAGCATGACCGGCGTTATTGTTACCCTTGCAGGATTCGGCATGGTGGCAATGATGCAAAAAGATCGCCAAGTTGAGGAGCAAGCTACCATTCGCATGAACTTGAGCCGGGCCCTAGATTTCATTTCTGATGATATTCGCTCTGGCCTGAGTGTCTCGACAACGGCCCCTGCCGGTTGGACGGTTCCGGCCAACTATCAGTTGATTTTATACATCGAGAAACCCAATCCCAACCTAAATGATCCGGGTGTGACCGGGGTTGCCTACTATACCCGCTCCAATACGGGGATATGGCGCGGGCCACGGGTTATTTATCGGGCTACGGCCTCCGGTGGTACTAACTTGAGTCCGTTAATTGATGGTATTTCCGCCCAAGCCCCTGACTGTGCGATCGATCTGACGGGGGCGACGGACAGTGGTACTGGAAAAGGTGGTTTTCGGGCCTTGGTACAGAATAACCGCAATGTCAAGCTGTGTGTCCTAGGTCTTTTGGCTGATACGAGTGCAGTGACCTATCGTGCTGAAACTCTGGCAGCGGTGCGATCGGGGGCCGTTGTTGCCCCTTAG
- a CDS encoding DUF3782 domain-containing protein has product MTAASEEIWQILRELAASQRETDRQMQETDQKLQELAQAQRETDLQRKEQQRETSQQLRELGKQIGGLGAKFGSFTEGLALPSMEKILRNQFGMEVISPSVRVSKEGHHLELDVLAYANSDINAVYVVEVKSHARDESLTQLQTILSRFHQFFPEHRDKNVYGILAAVDMAPDLRERVLNAGIYVARIQEEVFSLDTPSDFIPRAY; this is encoded by the coding sequence ATGACAGCAGCATCTGAAGAAATCTGGCAAATATTACGCGAACTAGCCGCATCCCAGCGAGAAACCGATCGCCAGATGCAGGAAACGGATCAAAAATTGCAAGAACTAGCCCAAGCTCAGCGAGAAACCGATCTCCAAAGAAAGGAACAGCAACGAGAAACAAGCCAACAACTACGTGAACTAGGCAAACAAATTGGTGGACTTGGGGCTAAATTTGGTAGTTTTACCGAGGGTCTGGCCCTACCATCCATGGAGAAGATTTTACGAAATCAATTTGGCATGGAGGTGATTAGTCCCAGTGTGAGAGTTTCCAAGGAAGGGCATCATTTAGAATTGGATGTTTTAGCCTATGCCAATAGTGATATTAATGCGGTCTATGTCGTAGAAGTCAAAAGCCATGCTAGAGATGAATCCTTGACCCAGCTACAAACGATATTGAGTCGCTTTCATCAGTTTTTTCCTGAGCATCGAGATAAGAATGTCTATGGCATTTTAGCGGCGGTGGATATGGCTCCAGATTTACGGGAACGGGTTTTAAACGCAGGTATTTATGTTGCCCGTATCCAAGAAGAAGTTTTTTCCTTAGATACACCCAGTGATTTTATTCCTAGAGCTTACTAA
- a CDS encoding right-handed parallel beta-helix repeat-containing protein encodes MVWRPEELQRVIGAARFISLAIAALVILLSIPRQGLPQPVLPMSTPVILYVDPQDTPPPSSTVGSREAPFVRLQDALNYAQEHPDLPHEIRLGPGIYREELNLQGQTNVAMAPLTIRAITPGTVILSGAEPWQDWRQDMAGTTPTSALFVHPWPYDWGFSGNPWTEFDIELAEIVQRGEMVWQDSKLVQQYLSLEALSQGTTVMGFYVDEEGDRLYLRLPLGMDPATAHLEVTTQDRGMVIDQMQNVTLEGLRFEHYGGTFTAALVIRNAKNIRIQNCTFAENNWGGLAVNHSQQVQIHHSQFRHNGLRGLGGWRIQDLTVQDVETRENNWRGAWGEFYDWDAGEKFFYLRRAHFDHYRAIANQATGLWLDTDNQEVLVENSQLNDNKVGGLFLEASAGPITVQNCIIANNHQVAPNYLQTPGVFGWAAQNVTLKNNVIIDNDFAQVGVRDLSDRQITVPETGETQTLVSQDWHLENNWILSTQANSFLLITLNAQPFLDTLKERNNYWFSPGDRPIRIEDQSLTLSDWQNQVSLDSLAN; translated from the coding sequence GTGGTTTGGAGACCAGAAGAGTTACAAAGAGTTATTGGAGCGGCACGATTCATTAGTCTCGCGATCGCCGCCCTTGTTATTCTTTTGTCTATTCCTAGGCAAGGGCTACCCCAACCCGTTCTGCCGATGTCAACACCCGTGATTCTTTATGTCGATCCCCAGGATACCCCTCCCCCTAGTTCCACCGTGGGGAGTCGGGAAGCCCCCTTTGTACGTCTCCAAGATGCCCTCAATTATGCCCAAGAACACCCCGATCTTCCCCATGAAATTCGTTTAGGGCCGGGCATTTATCGGGAGGAGTTGAATTTGCAGGGGCAGACAAACGTGGCCATGGCCCCCCTCACCATTAGGGCAATCACTCCGGGGACGGTGATCCTCTCAGGTGCCGAACCATGGCAGGATTGGCGACAGGATATGGCCGGCACAACCCCCACCTCTGCTCTCTTTGTCCATCCTTGGCCCTACGATTGGGGTTTCTCCGGGAATCCCTGGACAGAATTTGACATTGAATTGGCTGAGATTGTCCAACGGGGGGAAATGGTCTGGCAGGACTCCAAGCTGGTGCAGCAATATTTGAGCTTAGAGGCTTTAAGTCAAGGAACCACGGTGATGGGATTTTATGTTGACGAGGAGGGCGATCGCCTCTACCTGCGTTTACCCCTAGGGATGGATCCCGCCACGGCACACCTGGAAGTGACGACCCAAGATCGGGGCATGGTGATTGATCAAATGCAGAATGTCACCCTAGAGGGACTGCGGTTTGAGCATTATGGGGGAACCTTTACCGCTGCTTTGGTCATCAGGAATGCCAAAAATATCAGGATTCAAAACTGTACGTTTGCCGAAAATAATTGGGGGGGCTTGGCGGTGAACCACTCCCAGCAGGTGCAAATTCATCACAGTCAGTTTCGCCATAATGGTCTGCGGGGGTTGGGGGGCTGGCGAATCCAAGACTTGACCGTGCAGGATGTGGAGACGAGGGAAAATAATTGGCGGGGAGCTTGGGGGGAGTTCTATGACTGGGATGCGGGGGAAAAGTTTTTTTATCTACGCCGTGCGCATTTTGATCACTATCGAGCGATCGCCAACCAAGCAACGGGACTGTGGCTAGATACGGATAATCAGGAGGTTCTCGTTGAAAATAGTCAACTCAATGATAACAAGGTGGGTGGGCTATTTTTAGAAGCGAGTGCGGGCCCGATTACTGTGCAAAACTGCATCATTGCCAACAACCATCAAGTGGCTCCCAACTATCTGCAAACCCCAGGAGTCTTTGGTTGGGCCGCCCAAAATGTCACCCTGAAAAATAATGTAATCATCGATAACGACTTTGCCCAGGTGGGGGTTCGGGATCTGAGCGATCGCCAGATTACCGTCCCTGAAACCGGAGAAACCCAAACCCTTGTGTCTCAAGACTGGCATCTGGAAAATAATTGGATCCTTTCAACCCAAGCCAATTCATTTCTGCTCATTACCCTCAATGCCCAGCCCTTTCTGGATACCCTAAAAGAACGCAATAACTATTGGTTCAGCCCCGGCGATCGCCCGATTCGGATTGAAGATCAATCTCTAACCCTATCAGACTGGCAGAATCAGGTTTCCCTGGATAGCCTTGCTAATTAA
- a CDS encoding LCP family protein has product MMSPFRNDGEGNNPSLIDFVSRGFQYGMGRPVNLLVMGVDEVLDAPPGSPEVFNGRTDTMLLTRFNPENGTLTVLSIPRDSRVEIPGYGIDKVNAANVYGGPQLAVKTVSRTLNYVPVDRYIRINTGAFRALVDLVDGVEVNVPKRMYYTDYTQGLFIDLQPGLQTLTGEQAEGFVRFRYDEMGDIGRAQRQQVLIKALQKKLAQPVMLTRLPQLYKVLQEYVDTDLTFGEIMAIGQFSVRLDSDQLRMILLPGEFSGDDYEASYWLLDEVAVDRVVDNHFFDRGVLTEISNQSWLGGSHNLRIAVQNASSDPYAAEDMVDFLHHHGYDNAYVDQDWHRIETSTKIVAQQGDLSAAQVLHSTLGKGRVLADSTGNVGSDLTIRVGTDWEVYIH; this is encoded by the coding sequence ATGATGTCTCCCTTTCGCAATGATGGCGAGGGGAATAATCCATCACTTATTGATTTTGTCAGTCGTGGCTTTCAGTATGGCATGGGTCGCCCCGTCAATCTTTTGGTCATGGGCGTGGATGAAGTCCTCGATGCTCCTCCCGGTTCCCCGGAGGTCTTTAATGGCCGCACCGATACCATGCTTCTGACCCGGTTCAATCCGGAAAATGGCACGCTCACGGTCTTGAGTATTCCCCGGGATAGTCGGGTGGAGATTCCTGGCTACGGTATAGACAAGGTGAATGCCGCCAATGTCTATGGTGGGCCCCAGTTAGCAGTCAAAACCGTCAGCCGTACCCTCAACTATGTGCCGGTGGATCGCTATATTCGCATTAATACCGGGGCTTTCCGGGCCCTAGTGGATCTGGTGGATGGGGTAGAGGTGAATGTACCCAAGCGGATGTACTACACCGACTATACCCAGGGCCTCTTTATTGATCTGCAACCAGGATTGCAGACCTTGACGGGGGAGCAAGCCGAGGGGTTTGTCCGTTTCCGCTATGACGAAATGGGAGATATTGGCCGGGCCCAACGCCAACAGGTGTTAATCAAGGCGCTGCAAAAGAAATTAGCCCAGCCAGTGATGCTAACCCGCTTGCCCCAGCTCTATAAAGTTCTCCAAGAGTATGTGGATACGGATTTGACCTTTGGGGAAATTATGGCGATCGGGCAATTTAGTGTCCGCCTAGATTCGGATCAACTGCGAATGATCCTTTTGCCAGGAGAGTTTAGTGGTGATGACTACGAGGCTAGTTACTGGCTGTTGGATGAGGTGGCAGTGGATCGGGTGGTGGATAACCATTTCTTTGATCGCGGTGTCCTTACGGAAATCAGTAATCAAAGCTGGTTAGGGGGTAGTCATAATTTACGGATTGCGGTGCAAAATGCCTCCTCCGATCCCTATGCTGCTGAGGATATGGTGGATTTTCTCCATCACCATGGCTACGACAATGCCTACGTGGATCAAGATTGGCATCGGATTGAAACCAGTACCAAAATTGTTGCCCAGCAGGGGGATTTGAGTGCGGCCCAGGTTCTCCACTCTACCCTAGGCAAAGGTAGGGTTTTAGCGGATTCCACCGGCAATGTGGGATCGGACTTAACCATTCGGGTGGGTACGGATTGGGAGGTGTATATTCATTAA
- the queA gene encoding tRNA preQ1(34) S-adenosylmethionine ribosyltransferase-isomerase QueA codes for MTDRLPISEVLPTLDPDLCLDSYDYDLPPERIAQTPLTPRDRCRLLTVQADSWADHYFFELGQLLQPGDLLVLNDTRVIPARLLGIKLGGSNLAIEVLLLEERSDRQWLALVKPGRRLRPGSKIQIGELTATIQATDPTTRGRFIEFDLPSGERLWPYLEHLGRIPLPPYICQPLEDHEQYQTIYSKHPGAVAAPTAGLHFTPELLQGLTAKGIHHSFITLHVGVGTFRPVESRDIRGHQLHHEWLQIPETTVAQIQRCHAQGGRVIAVGTTVVRALETAAQTGTLQAFSGLSDLFIYPGYRPKIVDGLITNFHLPRSSLLLLVSAFIGRERLLELYQWAIAQEYRFYSFGDAMLILPEACCFS; via the coding sequence ATGACTGACCGTTTGCCGATTTCAGAGGTCTTGCCTACCCTAGACCCGGATCTCTGTTTGGACAGCTACGACTATGATTTACCCCCGGAGCGGATTGCCCAAACTCCCCTAACCCCCCGCGATCGCTGCCGCTTATTGACGGTTCAAGCAGATTCCTGGGCAGATCATTATTTTTTTGAACTCGGCCAATTGTTGCAACCTGGGGATCTACTGGTTCTAAACGATACACGGGTGATTCCAGCCCGACTTCTGGGCATCAAACTAGGGGGTTCTAACCTTGCCATTGAAGTGTTGCTTTTAGAGGAGAGGAGCGATCGCCAGTGGTTGGCTCTCGTTAAACCCGGCCGCCGTCTTCGCCCTGGGAGCAAAATTCAGATCGGTGAGTTGACCGCCACCATTCAAGCAACAGACCCCACCACCCGCGGCCGCTTCATTGAGTTTGATCTCCCTTCCGGAGAACGCCTATGGCCCTATCTGGAGCACCTCGGCCGGATTCCCCTTCCCCCCTATATCTGCCAACCCCTAGAGGATCACGAACAGTACCAAACCATCTATAGCAAACATCCTGGGGCCGTGGCTGCTCCCACCGCTGGTCTCCATTTCACCCCCGAACTTTTGCAAGGCCTCACTGCAAAGGGAATTCACCATAGCTTCATTACCCTCCATGTTGGGGTGGGTACCTTTCGTCCCGTTGAGAGTCGGGATATTCGCGGCCACCAACTGCACCATGAGTGGCTGCAAATCCCGGAAACCACTGTGGCCCAAATCCAGCGCTGCCACGCCCAGGGAGGTCGGGTTATTGCCGTGGGTACTACTGTTGTCCGGGCCCTGGAAACCGCCGCCCAAACCGGAACGCTGCAAGCCTTTTCCGGCCTCAGTGACCTATTCATTTATCCGGGCTATCGGCCCAAGATTGTGGATGGCTTGATCACCAATTTTCATTTACCCCGCTCCAGCTTACTCCTGCTGGTGAGTGCCTTTATTGGCCGTGAACGGTTGTTAGAACTTTACCAGTGGGCGATCGCCCAGGAGTATCGTTTTTATTCCTTTGGAGATGCCATGCTCATTTTGCCCGAAGCCTGTTGTTTTTCCTAA
- a CDS encoding PP2C family protein-serine/threonine phosphatase, producing MDNALATIYCPECGSPNLEANVVCQNCEAPLPKRYLWAVGDTLEAFDVNHLLGDRYLVRGKHLLLDIQPGQPAPELESTNLLYRPYLKLFSHRLHIPQAFGALTVVTGSEDAPDLSEILLLEQGPITLIDMESQLTVAELPFIQSGLRSAVPFLRAWQKAGVVRRLLWLWQLISLWGPFQEEDVAASLLIPENLRVEGPILRLLQLETGKAVTLEELGTFCRDRLGFSDIEASLDQRFQELCQALIDRKDRDLTAIVQSVEDWLTTAITNHGYTYEFDLANRSDQGPSRKRNEDNCYPESGTNLTKETELLTVVCDGVGGHAGGDVASSLAIATLTAALPQLKDIRESPAVIKELTRLVRQANDAISERNDQEQRQDRQRMGTTLVAALLRQHQLFLAHIGDSRAYWITRYGCYQVTLDDDVASREVRLGMDGYHQSLVHPYSGSLIQALGMGASQHLHPNVHPFFLDEDCLLLLCSDGLSDYDRVEHYWPAYLLPILDQQIDVATTGDRLIELANKLNGHDNVTLSLIHCRVQPGEADRVEPNYAELLRPNRDSGTHVLNSDIDDVDDLDIPLPEETVLPDLSVSPTPSSRRQHWVVFILVTLVVGGLAAFATMMILSNRWLQNPRTPLDPGPTPPTPFPLLDPSPDLPPEMLPTPGMTPTPEEAIPSPTIAPDNIPTNIPNTNIPRNNGETNSETP from the coding sequence ATGGATAACGCCTTAGCCACAATTTACTGTCCCGAATGTGGAAGCCCCAATTTAGAAGCAAATGTTGTTTGTCAAAATTGCGAAGCTCCACTCCCGAAACGCTATCTCTGGGCCGTGGGAGATACCTTAGAAGCGTTTGACGTGAATCACCTGCTGGGCGATCGCTATCTGGTGCGGGGAAAGCACCTCCTGTTGGATATTCAGCCAGGTCAGCCTGCCCCAGAATTAGAGTCTACGAATCTTCTTTACCGTCCCTACCTTAAGTTATTTTCCCATCGTCTCCATATTCCCCAAGCCTTTGGTGCCCTGACGGTGGTGACAGGTTCTGAGGATGCCCCTGACCTCTCCGAAATTTTGTTGTTGGAGCAGGGGCCAATAACGTTGATCGATATGGAATCCCAACTTACGGTCGCGGAGTTGCCCTTTATCCAATCGGGGTTGCGATCGGCGGTTCCCTTTTTACGGGCTTGGCAAAAAGCTGGGGTGGTACGGCGACTCCTGTGGTTGTGGCAACTGATCAGCCTCTGGGGCCCCTTTCAGGAAGAAGACGTAGCGGCAAGTCTGTTAATCCCCGAAAATTTGCGAGTTGAAGGGCCCATTTTGCGGCTGTTGCAATTGGAAACGGGCAAGGCGGTCACCTTGGAAGAACTAGGAACGTTTTGCCGCGATCGCCTCGGATTTTCAGATATTGAGGCATCCCTGGATCAGCGTTTTCAGGAATTGTGTCAGGCACTCATTGATCGTAAAGATCGCGATCTCACTGCCATTGTCCAAAGTGTGGAAGATTGGTTAACCACGGCCATCACCAACCATGGCTATACCTATGAATTTGATCTAGCCAACCGCAGTGATCAGGGTCCCAGTCGTAAACGCAACGAAGATAATTGCTACCCGGAGTCGGGCACAAACCTGACTAAGGAAACGGAACTCCTCACCGTCGTCTGTGATGGGGTTGGTGGCCATGCTGGCGGTGATGTGGCCTCAAGTCTGGCGATCGCCACCCTAACCGCCGCCCTACCTCAACTGAAGGACATCCGCGAGAGTCCAGCAGTGATCAAGGAGTTGACTCGCCTGGTTCGCCAAGCCAATGATGCCATTAGTGAGCGCAATGATCAGGAACAACGCCAGGATCGGCAGCGGATGGGAACGACCCTCGTGGCCGCCCTACTGCGGCAGCACCAGCTTTTTCTGGCCCACATTGGCGATTCCCGCGCCTACTGGATCACCCGTTATGGCTGTTACCAAGTCACCCTAGACGATGATGTGGCCAGTCGAGAGGTGCGCCTGGGCATGGATGGTTATCATCAATCCCTGGTTCATCCCTACTCGGGATCCTTAATTCAAGCCCTAGGGATGGGGGCATCCCAACACCTGCACCCTAATGTCCATCCCTTTTTCTTGGATGAAGACTGCCTGTTGCTCCTTTGCTCCGATGGTTTAAGTGACTACGACCGGGTGGAGCATTATTGGCCGGCCTATCTGTTGCCCATTTTGGATCAGCAGATTGATGTGGCTACCACGGGCGATCGCCTGATTGAATTAGCAAATAAACTGAATGGCCACGATAACGTTACCCTGTCCCTGATCCATTGCCGCGTACAGCCAGGGGAAGCCGATCGGGTAGAACCCAACTACGCTGAGCTTCTCCGCCCCAATCGGGATTCGGGAACCCATGTCTTAAATTCGGACATAGATGATGTAGATGATTTAGATATTCCCCTCCCCGAGGAAACGGTATTACCCGATCTGTCTGTATCGCCAACACCGTCATCCCGTCGCCAACATTGGGTCGTATTTATTTTAGTGACCCTAGTGGTAGGGGGATTAGCCGCCTTTGCCACAATGATGATTCTGTCTAACCGCTGGCTGCAAAATCCGCGAACGCCCCTAGACCCTGGGCCCACCCCTCCCACCCCCTTTCCCCTCCTTGACCCTAGCCCCGATTTACCCCCGGAAATGCTGCCCACTCCAGGGATGACCCCGACTCCTGAGGAAGCTATCCCCAGCCCAACCATAGCCCCTGATAACATTCCTACCAACATTCCCAACACCAACATCCCCCGCAACAATGGCGAAACCAATTCCGAGACCCCATGA
- a CDS encoding uroporphyrinogen-III synthase: MAVSISHPLRGQTILVTRAASQASAFTQQLQRAGATVLEMPTLEIGPPQDWQAMDQALQHLDTFDWLILTSHNGVHFFFQRLQELGLDSRALGTLKIAVVGEKTAQTLSHHGLRPDFVPPAFIADALIAHFPVPVAGLSILFPRVETGGRPVLGEAFRAAGAQVMEVAAYESRCPTQVDSAILRALEQQQIHLVTFTSSKTVRHFCQLLGGGDRTQELLNQVKIASIGPQTSQTCQTLLGRVDIEAQEHSLEGLFAALCQG, encoded by the coding sequence ATGGCCGTTTCCATTTCCCATCCCCTCCGTGGCCAAACCATTTTAGTCACCCGTGCCGCCAGCCAGGCCAGTGCCTTTACGCAACAGTTGCAGCGGGCAGGGGCCACCGTACTGGAAATGCCCACCCTGGAAATTGGCCCACCTCAGGATTGGCAGGCTATGGATCAGGCATTGCAACATTTAGATACGTTTGACTGGTTAATTTTAACCTCCCACAATGGGGTGCATTTTTTCTTTCAGCGGTTGCAGGAGCTGGGCTTAGATAGTCGTGCCCTAGGAACGCTCAAGATTGCCGTGGTGGGGGAAAAGACTGCCCAAACCCTAAGCCACCATGGACTCCGTCCAGATTTTGTGCCGCCCGCGTTCATTGCCGATGCCCTGATTGCTCATTTTCCCGTCCCCGTTGCCGGTCTTTCCATTCTTTTTCCCCGGGTTGAGACGGGAGGACGACCGGTGTTAGGGGAAGCCTTTCGGGCCGCAGGCGCCCAGGTGATGGAGGTGGCGGCCTACGAGTCCCGCTGCCCGACCCAGGTGGATTCGGCTATCCTACGGGCCCTTGAACAGCAGCAAATTCATCTGGTTACCTTTACCAGTTCTAAGACGGTGCGCCACTTTTGTCAGCTATTGGGGGGGGGCGATCGCACTCAAGAACTTCTGAATCAAGTTAAGATCGCCAGTATTGGCCCGCAAACGTCCCAGACCTGCCAGACATTGTTGGGAAGAGTTGACATAGAAGCCCAAGAACATAGCTTAGAGGGATTGTTCGCTGCCCTTTGTCAGGGATAA